One genomic segment of Sanyastnella coralliicola includes these proteins:
- a CDS encoding T9SS type A sorting domain-containing protein yields MKKSRSLPIAVLVLVAGALIVSGYRDKKVETFHSYEEIRAFQQMDGELTDLENELFTGSGKCAGCHGHDIAELGNITESGWDVNPTDYWRSSIMANSAKDPFWRAKVTHEVAVNPEHQLELEDKCTSCHAPLGHFNAHFLGAQHYTYAQMLEDTVALDGVSCAACHQQSPVGIGNSFSGELTFVQDTIYGPFGGGKDENPIVGQPMASFVGFEPVFGEHITESEVCAGCHTLITGTADLDGNATGQTFVEQATYHEWLNSIYAENGVNNAECQACHMPELDEEVIISANYAWLEPRGPIGLHYMVGANTFMVEMMKNNIEFLGLSATEAQFDTTLMKTFEMLQEESVELLLEEGVYADDSVSFTVTLDNLVGHKFPSGYPARRSYIEFIVSDDMGNELFHSGELQADYEVFGQDDTFEPHYDLITEEEQVQIYEQVLGDVNGDVTTVLERAATHLKDNRLVPKGFSFTHEVYDTTEVAGFALADPNFNYIGGEEGSGTDEVTYKVALDGYEGALVVSAKLWYQAAPPKWMEEMFSFSTPEIETFQALYEEQGAAPVLVDEQEITLTIDNVEEFLADQVTIYPNPSTDGIITVELASALATSNPTYAIYASNGQVVAQGQLNGNRSVLEIPGTEGSYLISIESGEYRLTERILKLRP; encoded by the coding sequence ATGAAGAAATCAAGAAGCCTACCAATCGCCGTGCTCGTTCTTGTAGCAGGCGCTCTTATCGTTTCGGGTTACCGAGACAAGAAAGTTGAAACTTTCCACTCGTACGAAGAGATTCGTGCTTTCCAGCAGATGGATGGAGAATTGACTGACCTGGAGAATGAACTATTCACTGGTTCAGGAAAGTGTGCCGGATGTCACGGACACGACATCGCTGAATTAGGAAACATCACGGAAAGTGGATGGGATGTAAACCCGACAGATTACTGGCGTTCTTCCATCATGGCCAACTCGGCGAAAGATCCTTTCTGGAGAGCAAAAGTGACCCACGAAGTAGCCGTAAACCCAGAACATCAATTAGAACTAGAAGACAAGTGTACTTCTTGCCATGCTCCGTTGGGGCATTTCAATGCGCACTTTTTAGGTGCACAACATTACACCTACGCTCAAATGCTCGAGGATACCGTAGCACTTGATGGTGTTTCATGTGCTGCTTGTCACCAGCAGAGTCCTGTTGGTATTGGGAATAGCTTCTCTGGAGAATTAACCTTCGTGCAAGACACGATCTACGGACCATTCGGTGGCGGTAAAGACGAAAACCCAATCGTTGGTCAACCAATGGCTAGCTTCGTTGGGTTTGAACCAGTATTTGGAGAGCACATTACCGAATCAGAAGTATGTGCTGGATGCCACACATTGATTACAGGAACAGCTGACCTTGATGGTAACGCCACAGGTCAAACGTTCGTTGAGCAGGCAACTTACCACGAATGGTTGAACAGTATCTACGCTGAGAACGGAGTGAACAACGCGGAATGTCAAGCTTGTCACATGCCAGAACTCGACGAGGAAGTTATCATTTCAGCGAACTACGCTTGGTTAGAACCACGCGGACCAATCGGACTTCACTACATGGTTGGAGCGAACACCTTCATGGTTGAAATGATGAAGAACAACATCGAATTCCTTGGCTTGAGTGCTACGGAAGCACAGTTCGATACGACCTTGATGAAGACATTCGAAATGCTTCAAGAGGAATCAGTTGAGCTTCTTCTAGAAGAAGGAGTGTACGCCGACGATTCTGTTTCATTCACCGTCACACTCGACAACCTGGTAGGACACAAATTCCCTTCAGGATATCCAGCACGTCGTTCGTACATCGAGTTTATTGTAAGTGATGACATGGGGAACGAGCTCTTCCACTCAGGTGAACTTCAGGCTGATTATGAAGTGTTTGGACAAGACGATACTTTCGAACCACACTACGACTTGATTACAGAGGAGGAGCAGGTTCAGATTTATGAGCAAGTGCTAGGAGATGTCAACGGTGACGTTACCACAGTTCTTGAGCGTGCTGCAACACACTTGAAAGACAACCGTCTCGTACCGAAAGGATTTAGCTTCACACACGAAGTGTACGATACCACAGAAGTAGCTGGGTTTGCCTTGGCAGATCCTAACTTCAACTACATCGGCGGTGAAGAGGGGTCAGGTACTGACGAGGTTACCTATAAAGTAGCACTCGACGGATACGAGGGAGCTTTGGTCGTTTCAGCGAAACTCTGGTATCAGGCAGCCCCACCAAAATGGATGGAAGAGATGTTCTCTTTCTCAACACCAGAAATCGAGACCTTCCAAGCACTTTACGAAGAGCAAGGAGCCGCTCCTGTGTTAGTAGATGAGCAAGAGATTACTCTGACCATCGACAACGTAGAGGAGTTCCTCGCTGATCAAGTGACGATTTACCCAAATCCATCTACAGACGGAATTATTACGGTTGAGCTAGCTTCCGCGTTAGCGACATCAAACCCAACCTACGCAATCTACGCTTCAAACGGACAAGTAGTAGCTCAAGGCCAATTGAATGGAAATCGTTCTGTTCTTGAAATACCTGGAACTGAAGGAAGCTACTTGATCTCGATTGAATCTGGAGAGTACAGACTGACCGAGCGAATTCTTAAATTGCGCCCTTGA